AACCACTCGTATTTATCTGCTTTAATCAATCCACTGCATATTGTTACATCAACCGGCAATTCTGTATTAATATTTTGTTTTTCAAGTAGCGATACTGTAATACCTTCATTCGATATTTCAACAATTTCACAAGTATAAACACTTTGATCTTTAAAAGTTAAAATAATTTTGTTACCAACTGAATTTCTCATTACGTTAGTAATATGATGTATATCTTCTTTTTTTGTAATAAAAAAACGCTGACTTTCATCAGCGTTTTGGTTTAAAAAATAACGTTGCACATTATTCACTCGCTTTCTGACCAACAAGACAAACCCATCCGTTGTCATGTTGTACTGAAATAATTTTAAAACCTACACGCTCCATATGTGACTGTATACCTTCATACTTCTCTTTTATAATACCAGAAGTAATAAAATATCCGCCTTCATTTAGAGTATTATAAGCATCTTCAATCATTTCATCAATAATGTGCGCTAAAATATTTGCTATTACAATGTCAAACTTTTCAGTTTCATCTTTCAACAAATTACCTGGAACAGCTTCAATTAACGTTTCACAATGATTTCTTTTAAAGTTTTCTTTAGCTACACTAACTGCCATTTCATCAATATCTAACGCTTTAATACGTTTAACACCAATTAAGTGACTAGCTATACTTAAAATACCTGATCCTGTACCGACATCTATGACTGAATGTTTTGGTGATACATATGTTTCTATTGCTTTTAAACACATACTTGTTGTTGGGTGATCCCCTGTACCAAAAGCCATACCTGGATCTAGTTCAATACAAAGTTCATCCTCAACTTCTTTAGTGTATGTTTCCCAACTTGGTACAATGGTGAACTTTTGCGATGCTCGGAATGGATGGAAATAATTTTTCCATTCATTCTCCCAATCAGTCTCAGCAATAACCTGCTCATTAAATTGAACAAGCTGTTGATCAAGTTCATCTATATTTAAAAGATCATCCTTAATTTGTTGACGCAAATTTTTATCATAAGTCATTTCATTAAAATAGGCTTTTAATCTCACGCCTTTGTCCGGATAATCTTCTTTTTTTAAGGCATAAATTTCTCCGTATTTATCTTCAGGTTGATTGATTAAATCATGTGAATCTTCTATTACAACACCATTTGAACCATGATTTTCTAATATGTTTGTAGCCAATTCTACTGCTTCGTGATTAATAATAATTGAAAGCTCTGTCCAATTCATGCTTTATTCTCCCTTAAAGAATCTTTTTGCTCTATCTTTAAAATTCGAAGGTTGTTCACTAATTTCTTCGCCACTAATTTGGGCAAATTCTTTCATTAGTTCTTTTTGTTTATCATTCAACTTAGTTGGTGTAACCACTTTAATGTCTACGTATAAGTCACCATAACCATAACCATGAACATTTTTAATACCTTTTTCTTTTAATCTGAATTGTTTACCAGTTTGTGTCCCAGCTGGAATTGTCAACACAACTTCATTATTTAATGTAGGTATTTTAATTTCATCGCCTAAAGCTGCTTGTGGGAAACTGATATTTAATTTGTAGTAAATATCATCTCCTTCACGTTTGAAAGTTTCAGAAGGTTTAACTCTAAATACTACATACAAATCACCTGCTGGACCACCATTTACACCAGGAGAACCTTCACCAGCTAATCTAATTTGTTGTTCATTGTCAACGCCTTCAGGTACTTTAACTTCTAGTTTAACTGTTTTATTTTCAGTTCCTTTACCATGACAAGTCGGACAAGCTTCTTCAAATTCTTGACCACTTCCATTACATTTAGGACAAACTTGTTCTGTACGTACTCTTCCTAAAATAGTATTTTGTTCAACAGCTACATGACCTGCACCGTTACAGTAGCTACATGTCTTTTTGCTTGTGCCTGGTTTTGCACCATCACCATGACATGTTTCACAAGTTACATCTTTACGTATTGATATTTCTTTAGTTGTGCCAAATACAGCCTCTTCAAATGTAAGTGTCATCGTATATTGAAGATCATCACCTTTTTGAGGCGCATTTGGATCTCTTTGTCTGCCGCCACCGAAGAAAGAACTAAAGATATCTTCAAAGCCGCCACCGCCAAAGCCACTAAAACCGCCAAAGTCAGAGCCATTAAATCCTTGACCACCAAAACCTTGAGGACCATCGTGGCCAAATTGGTCATAATTCGCACGTTTGTTATCATCACTTAGGACTTCATAGGCTTCAGAAATCTCTTTAAACTTTTCATCTGCACCTTCTTCTTTATTAATATCCGGATGATATTTTTTTGAAAGCTTTCGATACGCTTTTTTGATTTCATCTTTTGAGGCATCTTTATTTACACCCAACACCTCATAATAATCTCTTTTGGCCACAGCTATCTCTCCTTTTCTTAATTAACTAATATAGTTTATCGTAAACCGTCTCACTATCCAAATAAAAAGCCAAAGCCAATGTTCTATTGACTTTGACTTTTAGATCATAACGACACAATATTAAAATTGGGTATTTAATTATTTTTTGTCGTCGTCTTTTACTTCTTTAAATTCTGCATCTTCTACAGTGCTATCATTATTTTTACCAGCATCTGCACCTTGCGCTTGTTGTTGCTGTTGTGCAGCTTGTTCATAAACTTTAGCTGATAATTCTTGAATTACTTTTTCAAGTTCTTCTTTTTTAGCTTTGATATCTTCAATATCTTGACCTTCTAATGCCGCTTTAAGTGCATCTTTTTTCTCTTCAGCAGATTTTTTATCATCTTCGCTAATATTTTCGCCTAAATCAGTTAATGTTTTTTCAACTTGGAATACTAAGCTATCTGCTTCATTTCTCAAGTCAACTTCTTCACGACGTTTTTTATCTGCTTCAGCATTAACTTCAGCATCTTTAACCATACGATCGATTTCTTCATCTGATAATGAAGAACTTGATTGAATAGTAATTCTTTGTTCTTTATTAGTACCTAAATCTTTAGCAGTTACATTTACAATACCGTTTTTATCGATATCAAATGTTACTTCGATTTGAGGTTTACCACGTTCTGCTGGTGGAATATCAGTTAATTGGAATCTACCAAGCGTTTTATTGTCAGCAGCCATTGGACGTTCACCTTGTAAAACGTGTACATCAACTGAAGGTTGGTTATCTACAGCTGTTGAGTAAATTTGAGATTTAGAAGTTGGAATTGTAGTGTTACGTTCAATTAACGTATTCATACGTCCACCTAAAATTTCAATACCTAAAGATAATGGTGTTACGTCTAGTAATACAACATCTTTAACATCACCAGTGATTACGCCACCTTGAATTGCAGCACCCATTGCTACTACTTCATCTGGGTTTACACCTTTATTTGGTTCTTTACCAATTTCTTTTTTAACTGCTTCTTGTACAGCAGGAATACGTGTTGAACCACCAACTAAAATAACTTCATCGATATCTGCATTAGTTAAACCAGCATCTTTCATTGCTTGGCGTGTCGGTTCCATTGTTCTTCTAATTAAAGAATCTGATAATTCTTCAAATTTAGAACGAGTTAAGTTAACTTCTAAGTGTAATGGACCATTTTCACCAGCTGAGATAAATGGTAATGAGATTTGAGTTTGTGATACTCCAGATAAGTCTTTTTTAGCTTTTTCAGCAGCATCTTTTAAACGTTGTAATGCCATTTTATCTTGAGATAAATCAACGCCATTATCTTTTTTAAACTCAGCCACTAAATAATCAATGATTACTTGGTCAAAGTCATCCCCACCAAGTTTGTTGTCACCAGCAGTTGAAAGAACTTCGAATACACCGTCGCCTAATTCTAAAATAGATACGTCAAATGTACCGCCACCTAAGTCAAATACAAGTACTTTTTCATCTTTATCTGTTTTATCTAAACCGTAAGCTAATGCCGCAGCAGTTGGTTCGTTAATAATACGTTCAACTTCTAAACCAGCAATTTTACCAGCATCTTTTGTTGCTTGACGTTCAGCATCGTTAAAGTATGCAGGTACTGTGATAACAGCTTTATCTACTTTTTCACCTAAATAACTTTCAGCAGTGTTTTTTAAGTTTTGTAAAATCATAGCTGAAATTTCTTGTGGAGTGTATGATTTACCTTCAATGTCAACTTTATAATCTGTACCCATATGACGTTTAATTGATTGTACAGTATTTGGGTTAGTGATTGCTTGACGTTTAGCAACTTCACCTACTTGTGTTTCACCATTTTTAAATGCTACTACAGATGGTGTTGTACGAGAACCTTCAGGATTTTGAATTACTTTTGGCTCATCGCCTTCTAATACAGTTACACATGAATTTGTTGTACCTAAGTCTATTCCAATAATTTTACTCATAATAAAATTCCTCCATTTAATAATTAAATTAATTTATAGCAATGTCGTTTCGCCAATAATGCCTTATTGGTTTACTTTAACCATTGATGGTCTTAAAACTCTATCTTTAAGTTTATAACCTTTTTGAAGCTCTTGAGTAATCTCTCCAGATTCAAAATCTGGGTTGTTATCTTGAACTACAGCTTGGTGAATATTTGGATCAAACGTTTCACCTTCAGTTTTGATAACTTCAAGACCATTATCTTTTAACGCGTTAATTAAACTTTCATGAACCATTTGAACACCTTTTTGAAGTGATTTAAACGTTTCATCTTCACCTTCTATTTCAAGTGCACGTTCAATATTATCAATTGCTGGTAATATATCAGTTAACACGCGTTGCGATTGATATGTTTTATTTATTTCATTCTCTTTTTGAATTCTACGCTTATAATTTTCAAATTCTGCGTAAAGTCTTAAATATTTTTCTTCATTTTCATCTGCTAATTGTTGAAGTTCGTCAATTTTTTGATCTTTCGGATCTATTTCTTCAATAACATTCTCGTCAGACGTTTCTTCTATTGCTTCATCTTGTAAATGACTTTTGCTTTCTTCAGTTTTTTCAACTGAATCATCGTTATTGTTCTTGACGTTTGTTTCTTCAACTGTTGATTCAGTGTTTTTCTCAACTGATTCGTCTTTATTTGTCATTTTCTGCCCTCCAATACTCTTCTAATCCATCATTACCAAATTCTATTTAATAATTGAATGACATTTTGATAATGCATAGCTGTTGGTCCAATTATTGCAATTTGACCTTTTAACGTTTCATCAAAATGATATTGACTAGTAACAATTGATATATCACTTAAGCTGTCATCAATTTCATTTCCAATTTTTACATTAATATTTGGTGAAGATATATCTTGCAATAATTCTGTTATTCTATTTGATTCTATATATTGTAAAATCGGTTGAATTGAAGATACATTTGTTTCATTCAATGCATCAATAAGTTTAACCTTTCCACCCATATAAATGCTATTACTTTGATTTGAAATATGGTTATTCATCGTATTCAATAATTTATTGATAAATTTTTCTTCTTGTTCTGATTGAACAAAAGACACTATTTCATCTTGATGATTACGATTAAACTCTGTTAATTTATTCGTAACAAAATTTGAAATTGTATTTAATTTATCATTACTGAAAGGTATGTCTGAAGCAAGATGTACGTGTTCAACATGACCTGATGAAAATACAATAACCATAATTACTAAATTAGGATTAGCACGAATCAAATGCACGTTATTGATAATATCTTGTTTATGATTTGGATGAACAACTAAAGTTGTATATTGAGATATATTTGATAATTCATCTGCAAAATAGCTCAATGCAGAAGATACATCATATTGATTCTCAACTAACAATTGATTTAATCGTCTTAATTTATTTGTTTTTTGATGAGATGTTTGTTCAAGTAAACGATTGACATAATACCTAAAACCTAATTGTGATGGTGAACGACCTGAAGAACTATGTGTTTTTTCGATATAGTTTAAATCTTCAAGTTGCTTCATCTCATTTCTAATCGTAGCGGGGCTTACATTTAAGTTATGCCGCTCAATTAGTGTTTTAGAACCAACGGGTTGACCAAAATCAACATAATCCTCAACAATTGCGTTTAATATACTCAATTGCCTATCTGTAATCATGTTTTCCACCTCATTAGCACTCACTTATCTCAAGTGCTAATTATAATTTAACAAATTGGTCAAAGTAAGTCAATGTTAAAGGCTCGAAATTTCAAATTTTTTTAATCATTTATAAGAAAAGCTTCAAAAACCTCATTGCCAATGACTTTTCCACGTGCTGATAATGCAATTGAATCACTTTTTTCTATTAACAATTGTCTATTTTTTAAGTCTTCTATCGTTTGACCAAAGACATTTTCAATTGGTTGGTCAAATTTATTTTTAAACCTTTGTCTATTTACACCTTCATTCAAACGCAATCCTAAAAACATTTCTTCTTCCATACGTTCCGTTAAAGTAGGTTTATTTGAC
This is a stretch of genomic DNA from Staphylococcus roterodami. It encodes these proteins:
- the prmA gene encoding 50S ribosomal protein L11 methyltransferase, which encodes MNWTELSIIINHEAVELATNILENHGSNGVVIEDSHDLINQPEDKYGEIYALKKEDYPDKGVRLKAYFNEMTYDKNLRQQIKDDLLNIDELDQQLVQFNEQVIAETDWENEWKNYFHPFRASQKFTIVPSWETYTKEVEDELCIELDPGMAFGTGDHPTTSMCLKAIETYVSPKHSVIDVGTGSGILSIASHLIGVKRIKALDIDEMAVSVAKENFKRNHCETLIEAVPGNLLKDETEKFDIVIANILAHIIDEMIEDAYNTLNEGGYFITSGIIKEKYEGIQSHMERVGFKIISVQHDNGWVCLVGQKASE
- the dnaK gene encoding molecular chaperone DnaK, which encodes MSKIIGIDLGTTNSCVTVLEGDEPKVIQNPEGSRTTPSVVAFKNGETQVGEVAKRQAITNPNTVQSIKRHMGTDYKVDIEGKSYTPQEISAMILQNLKNTAESYLGEKVDKAVITVPAYFNDAERQATKDAGKIAGLEVERIINEPTAAALAYGLDKTDKDEKVLVFDLGGGTFDVSILELGDGVFEVLSTAGDNKLGGDDFDQVIIDYLVAEFKKDNGVDLSQDKMALQRLKDAAEKAKKDLSGVSQTQISLPFISAGENGPLHLEVNLTRSKFEELSDSLIRRTMEPTRQAMKDAGLTNADIDEVILVGGSTRIPAVQEAVKKEIGKEPNKGVNPDEVVAMGAAIQGGVITGDVKDVVLLDVTPLSLGIEILGGRMNTLIERNTTIPTSKSQIYSTAVDNQPSVDVHVLQGERPMAADNKTLGRFQLTDIPPAERGKPQIEVTFDIDKNGIVNVTAKDLGTNKEQRITIQSSSSLSDEEIDRMVKDAEVNAEADKKRREEVDLRNEADSLVFQVEKTLTDLGENISEDDKKSAEEKKDALKAALEGQDIEDIKAKKEELEKVIQELSAKVYEQAAQQQQQAQGADAGKNNDSTVEDAEFKEVKDDDKK
- the grpE gene encoding nucleotide exchange factor GrpE; the encoded protein is MTNKDESVEKNTESTVEETNVKNNNDDSVEKTEESKSHLQDEAIEETSDENVIEEIDPKDQKIDELQQLADENEEKYLRLYAEFENYKRRIQKENEINKTYQSQRVLTDILPAIDNIERALEIEGEDETFKSLQKGVQMVHESLINALKDNGLEVIKTEGETFDPNIHQAVVQDNNPDFESGEITQELQKGYKLKDRVLRPSMVKVNQ
- the dnaJ gene encoding molecular chaperone DnaJ; the encoded protein is MAKRDYYEVLGVNKDASKDEIKKAYRKLSKKYHPDINKEEGADEKFKEISEAYEVLSDDNKRANYDQFGHDGPQGFGGQGFNGSDFGGFSGFGGGGFEDIFSSFFGGGRQRDPNAPQKGDDLQYTMTLTFEEAVFGTTKEISIRKDVTCETCHGDGAKPGTSKKTCSYCNGAGHVAVEQNTILGRVRTEQVCPKCNGSGQEFEEACPTCHGKGTENKTVKLEVKVPEGVDNEQQIRLAGEGSPGVNGGPAGDLYVVFRVKPSETFKREGDDIYYKLNISFPQAALGDEIKIPTLNNEVVLTIPAGTQTGKQFRLKEKGIKNVHGYGYGDLYVDIKVVTPTKLNDKQKELMKEFAQISGEEISEQPSNFKDRAKRFFKGE
- the hrcA gene encoding heat-inducible transcriptional repressor HrcA produces the protein MITDRQLSILNAIVEDYVDFGQPVGSKTLIERHNLNVSPATIRNEMKQLEDLNYIEKTHSSSGRSPSQLGFRYYVNRLLEQTSHQKTNKLRRLNQLLVENQYDVSSALSYFADELSNISQYTTLVVHPNHKQDIINNVHLIRANPNLVIMVIVFSSGHVEHVHLASDIPFSNDKLNTISNFVTNKLTEFNRNHQDEIVSFVQSEQEEKFINKLLNTMNNHISNQSNSIYMGGKVKLIDALNETNVSSIQPILQYIESNRITELLQDISSPNINVKIGNEIDDSLSDISIVTSQYHFDETLKGQIAIIGPTAMHYQNVIQLLNRIW